A genomic window from Euleptes europaea isolate rEulEur1 chromosome 9, rEulEur1.hap1, whole genome shotgun sequence includes:
- the LOC130483062 gene encoding growth-regulated alpha protein-like produces the protein MRPSCALLLLSLLVLYNTSTAAIFDPEDLSCRCRRVTSSFIHPTRYSKVKIILPGISCRRTEIIITLKSRKTLCVNPEAKWVQALLAVM, from the exons ATGAGACCAAGCTGTGccctcctgcttctttctctgctGGTTCTCTACAACACCAGCACTGCAG CTATCTTCGATCCAGAAGATCTCAGTTGCAGATGTAGAAGAGTAACATCCAGCTTCATCCATCCCACGAGATATTCAAAAGTTAAGATCATTCTGCCTGGAATCAGTTGCCGAAGGACTGAAATAAT AATCACATTGAAGTCAAGAAAGACTCTGTGTGTCAACCCTGAAGCCAAGTGGGTGCAGGCTTTGCTGGCGGTCATGTAA